The following coding sequences are from one Myxococcales bacterium window:
- the pgsA gene encoding CDP-diacylglycerol--glycerol-3-phosphate 3-phosphatidyltransferase produces MGRVALIPAVLLFIDNFSPLRSFIAAILYLLAAAGDGLDGYLARSRGQVSVLGKFLDPLADKLMVTATLVYLVAMGRMPAWVVVLLIARDIAITGLRSIASAEGLVIAASEGGKVKTALQFAGTVMLMIHFRYPMLGLDLKPIDFHQAGLVIMYLSLAMSLLSAAEYVRFFFKAVGAQPDKAAPPAS; encoded by the coding sequence ATGGGGCGCGTAGCCCTGATCCCGGCGGTGCTGCTGTTCATCGATAACTTCAGCCCTCTGCGCAGCTTCATCGCCGCCATCTTGTACCTGCTCGCCGCAGCGGGCGACGGACTCGATGGCTACCTCGCCCGCAGCCGTGGCCAGGTGAGCGTGCTCGGCAAGTTCCTGGACCCTCTGGCGGACAAGCTCATGGTGACCGCCACGCTGGTGTACCTCGTGGCCATGGGGCGGATGCCCGCGTGGGTGGTGGTGTTGCTCATCGCGCGGGACATCGCCATCACAGGCCTGCGCAGCATCGCTTCGGCCGAAGGGCTCGTCATCGCGGCGAGTGAGGGCGGCAAGGTCAAAACCGCTCTTCAGTTTGCCGGCACCGTCATGCTGATGATCCACTTCCGCTACCCCATGCTGGGGCTCGATCTCAAGCCGATCGACTTTCACCAGGCGGGGCTCGTGATCATGTACCTCTCCCTCGCGATGTCGTTGCTGTCGGCCGCGGAATACGTCCGGTTCTTCTTCAAGGCCGTGGGTGCGCAGCCGGACAAAGCGGCGCCGCCGGCGTCGTGA
- a CDS encoding anthranilate synthase component I family protein → MIAAPSPALSLDEAVRRLASVGPSVWARSPQPGSGRVINFLGAQPTAIETGEDLARLTEAWSRARAAWGDGAVAGVPVAFGYLSYDLGARLVKGRYAPQEPSGWPGFSFRFFDAVLALPDDGPGTLFAVDAAAADRLLAALATPAGMVPASLRGPLRGRWPEASHLAGIARVKAYLAAGDTYQVNLARELEAPLAEAGTTTGLALALALFEQAPAPFAFWWSPDEQGRGLVGNSPERFLHVSPQGTVMTCPIKGTRRRTAGLAASADPAARELTRSEKDRAEHDMIVDLERNDLGRVCQTGSVRVVQHAELLHLPTVHHLVSTVEGQLRAPAAESFEDLLGATFPGGSITGAPKRRAMEIISELEPRARGPYTGATGWLGAAGDLDLAIAIRTALVEQDVLRLWVGGGIVMDSEPAAELAETAIKAQAFASLWQPSA, encoded by the coding sequence GTGATCGCGGCACCGTCCCCTGCGCTCAGCCTGGATGAAGCGGTTCGGCGGTTGGCCTCCGTTGGCCCTTCGGTGTGGGCCCGATCGCCCCAGCCTGGCTCCGGGCGGGTCATCAACTTCCTGGGCGCTCAACCGACGGCGATCGAAACCGGCGAGGATCTGGCGCGCCTGACCGAGGCCTGGTCGCGAGCCCGCGCGGCGTGGGGCGACGGGGCGGTGGCCGGTGTGCCCGTCGCGTTTGGCTACCTGTCCTACGATCTTGGCGCGCGGCTGGTGAAGGGGCGCTACGCTCCTCAGGAGCCCAGCGGGTGGCCCGGATTTTCGTTTCGGTTCTTCGATGCTGTCTTGGCTCTGCCCGATGACGGTCCGGGCACCCTCTTCGCGGTCGACGCGGCCGCGGCAGATCGCTTGCTGGCTGCGCTTGCCACGCCTGCCGGGATGGTGCCTGCATCTTTGCGGGGGCCCTTGCGGGGACGATGGCCGGAGGCGTCGCATCTCGCAGGGATCGCGCGCGTGAAGGCTTATTTGGCCGCAGGAGACACGTATCAGGTCAATCTGGCCCGCGAGCTGGAAGCCCCCCTGGCGGAAGCCGGCACCACGACGGGCCTCGCTCTGGCCCTCGCGCTCTTCGAGCAAGCACCGGCACCCTTTGCGTTTTGGTGGTCGCCCGACGAGCAGGGGCGCGGGCTCGTGGGCAATTCGCCCGAGCGCTTCCTGCACGTGTCGCCGCAAGGGACCGTGATGACGTGTCCCATCAAGGGGACCCGCCGCCGCACGGCCGGCCTCGCGGCCAGTGCCGATCCGGCGGCGCGCGAGCTCACCCGCTCGGAGAAGGACCGGGCCGAGCACGACATGATCGTGGACCTCGAGCGCAACGACCTGGGGCGCGTTTGCCAGACCGGGAGCGTGAGGGTGGTGCAGCACGCAGAGCTGCTTCACTTGCCCACCGTGCATCACCTGGTGTCCACCGTGGAAGGGCAGCTGCGGGCGCCCGCGGCCGAGAGTTTCGAGGACTTGTTGGGGGCGACCTTCCCCGGCGGGTCGATTACGGGCGCGCCCAAGCGGCGAGCCATGGAGATCATCAGCGAACTCGAACCGCGCGCCCGGGGGCCTTACACCGGCGCCACGGGATGGCTGGGCGCCGCGGGCGATCTGGATCTGGCCATCGCCATCCGGACGGCCCTGGTCGAGCAGGACGTGCTGAGACTGTGGGTGGGGGGAGGCATCGTCATGGACTCCGAGCCCGCCGCCGAGCTGGCCGAGACGGCCATCAAGGCGCAAGCCTTTGCAAGCCTCTGGCAACCGTCCGCCTGA
- a CDS encoding prolipoprotein diacylglyceryl transferase — MRPILYDFHIDLPLLGPLNFPSYFTMLTLSFLLGLWMTAREAPRLGLDKDRITDMNLWIVVWAIVGARALHVLADGHLMDYVNLCLDPTQVKALDAKVALCHTSAECGYDYVCHQATRTCHPPQDCLAALKVWRGGLAFYGGFLFAATFGLWYAHKHRMGMGKVADLTSPWIAFGLALTRTGCFLNGCCFGKVTDGRFGVHFPFGSAVFDHQRGLGLIGPYENPLPVHPTQLYQAALNLLTFFALYFVVRRRKRFDGEVFAWLLILKGVFRSLVEIWRDDDRGVFAGGTVSTSQLISLPLIAVGIYLLVKKPGAKASASALT, encoded by the coding sequence ATGCGTCCCATCCTCTACGATTTTCACATCGACCTGCCCCTGCTCGGGCCGCTCAACTTTCCGTCCTACTTCACGATGCTCACCCTCAGCTTTCTGCTGGGGTTATGGATGACGGCGCGCGAGGCCCCCCGCCTGGGCCTCGATAAAGACCGCATCACCGACATGAATCTGTGGATCGTGGTGTGGGCGATCGTGGGCGCGCGCGCTCTGCACGTCCTGGCAGACGGGCACCTGATGGACTACGTGAACCTGTGCCTGGACCCCACGCAGGTCAAGGCCCTCGATGCCAAGGTAGCCCTGTGCCACACGAGCGCCGAATGCGGCTACGACTACGTATGCCACCAGGCCACCCGCACCTGTCACCCCCCGCAGGACTGCCTGGCAGCCCTCAAGGTGTGGCGGGGAGGGCTCGCGTTTTACGGAGGGTTCTTGTTCGCGGCCACGTTTGGGCTTTGGTACGCCCACAAACACCGCATGGGCATGGGCAAGGTGGCGGATCTCACGTCCCCCTGGATTGCCTTCGGCCTCGCGCTCACGCGGACAGGCTGTTTTTTGAACGGCTGCTGCTTCGGCAAGGTCACCGACGGACGGTTTGGAGTGCACTTTCCTTTTGGATCTGCGGTCTTCGATCATCAGCGCGGCCTGGGACTCATCGGACCTTACGAAAATCCCTTGCCTGTGCATCCCACCCAGCTTTATCAGGCCGCCCTGAACCTGCTCACTTTCTTCGCGCTCTACTTCGTGGTCAGACGCCGCAAGCGCTTCGATGGTGAGGTGTTCGCGTGGCTGCTCATCCTCAAGGGCGTGTTTCGATCCCTCGTGGAGATCTGGCGTGATGACGACCGGGGGGTGTTCGCCGGTGGCACCGTCTCCACGTCGCAGCTCATCTCGCTGCCGCTCATCGCTGTGGGGATCTATCTGCTCGTGAAGAAGCCGGGAGCCAAGGCCTCGGCATCTGCCCTCACGTGA
- the lspA gene encoding signal peptidase II — MSKPKYLLFSALGLVTILLDQWTKALARTHLRPLRFGEKKVVVEGFFDLRYSENPGVAFGMFQDLQGGRVILTLVAAFALAMVVVYLRRADDRHYRLHAALGLIGGGAIGNLIDRIAYGRVTDFIVWRYQSFEWPAFNIADAALVVGVGLMILDMIRAPKRHVSEGASSDASA, encoded by the coding sequence GTGAGCAAACCCAAGTACCTTTTGTTCTCCGCCCTGGGTCTCGTCACCATTCTGCTCGACCAGTGGACCAAGGCGCTGGCCCGTACACACCTGCGCCCCCTGCGCTTTGGGGAGAAGAAGGTGGTGGTCGAGGGTTTCTTCGACCTGCGTTATTCGGAGAACCCCGGCGTGGCGTTCGGGATGTTCCAGGACTTGCAGGGCGGTCGCGTCATCTTGACCCTCGTGGCCGCCTTCGCGCTCGCGATGGTGGTCGTGTACCTCCGGCGGGCGGACGACCGCCACTATCGCCTGCACGCCGCACTCGGGCTCATCGGCGGGGGCGCCATCGGCAACCTCATCGACCGCATCGCGTACGGCCGGGTCACCGACTTCATCGTCTGGCGTTACCAAAGCTTCGAGTGGCCGGCCTTCAACATCGCCGACGCCGCGCTGGTCGTGGGCGTGGGCCTCATGATCCTCGACATGATCCGCGCACCCAAGCGCCACGTGTCCGAAGGCGCCTCGTCCGACGCGTCTGCTTGA
- a CDS encoding DUF882 domain-containing protein, whose protein sequence is MRLLLIPLAVVLGLPLATDVQAAPDSHEAGGESLDDSGAPTGTDKRARKARGSRSKSRGKSRRHRHGKAEGFAVSDAKLRPMPPPPPSGNLHLVNIARHEELKVNIYNEDGSYNVESLKAITHLFRCKRTDVERDIEPRLLTVLSHVYDHYEAPIELLSGFRNQRKTTSYHYKASASDVRVPGVPPKKLRAYVESLDAGGMGIGLYPRSEFVHVDVRPPPSYRWVDYSRSDPDSPDKRPPRGWRKKSRKLRS, encoded by the coding sequence ATGCGGTTGCTGTTGATTCCGCTCGCGGTGGTGCTGGGGCTTCCCCTGGCAACCGACGTGCAAGCCGCCCCCGACTCTCACGAGGCCGGGGGAGAAAGCTTAGACGACTCGGGCGCCCCCACGGGCACCGACAAGCGCGCCCGCAAGGCACGCGGGAGCCGCAGCAAAAGCCGGGGAAAAAGCCGTCGTCACCGCCACGGAAAAGCCGAAGGCTTTGCGGTATCCGACGCGAAGCTCCGGCCTATGCCCCCGCCGCCCCCCTCGGGGAACCTCCACCTCGTCAACATCGCGAGGCACGAGGAGCTGAAGGTCAACATTTACAACGAGGACGGCTCGTACAACGTCGAGTCTCTCAAGGCCATCACGCACCTGTTCCGGTGCAAGCGGACCGACGTCGAGAGGGACATCGAGCCCCGCTTGCTGACGGTTCTGTCTCACGTCTACGACCACTACGAGGCGCCCATCGAGCTTTTGTCGGGGTTTCGCAACCAGCGAAAGACCACGAGCTACCACTACAAGGCCTCTGCCTCCGACGTCCGGGTGCCGGGCGTGCCCCCCAAAAAGCTCCGGGCCTACGTCGAGTCGCTGGATGCGGGCGGCATGGGCATCGGGCTTTATCCCCGCTCCGAGTTCGTGCACGTCGACGTGCGGCCTCCGCCCTCGTACCGTTGGGTGGATTACAGCCGATCCGACCCGGATTCTCCCGACAAGCGTCCTCCCCGCGGCTGGCGCAAGAAGAGCCGCAAGCTGCGCAGCTAG
- the parC gene encoding DNA topoisomerase IV subunit A: protein MANKQLDLDEDESKESAKAGGGKQGKGGGRGGSGRGGADGQGGGGEPPQDTSLADEARRRYLNYAISVITSRALPDVRDGLKPVQRRILYAMFNNLHLYPDARFRKCAAIVGEVLGKYHPHGDTAAYDALVRMAQDFSLRYTLVEGHGNFGSIDGDAPAAMRYTEARLAALAMEMLEELRQGTVDFRPNYDGSLEEPIVLPARLPQLLANGCTGIAVGMATNIPPHNLGELCAAAIALADNRNLETKDLLKHIKGPDFPTGGLVTNARSELREIYESGQGPIRIRGEWELEEQKGGKSQLVITSIPYNVTKSTLVEKIAEIIINKKLPMLVDVRDESTSDVRVVLEVKPGADPALVMAYLYKNTPMELAFHVNMTCLVPTQNREICGPMRLNLKSILEEFLVYREEVVTKRFEYELKALEKRIHLLEGFRIVFDLLDEAIQIIRKSEGKTDAAAKLMNRFPLDADQTEAILELKLYKLAKLEIKLIVEELREKQERAKEIRAILRDKKRLWRVIREELEAIAKKYGEKRRTRVGGAGAEELEFSADAFIVDEDVTVVLTRDGWLKRVRELKDPSQTRVRDGDAVLAVVRASTKEPLGIFTNAGSCYVMRVNDVPASTGYGEPIQKLFNFRDGERVVGALNLSEKSIKMGTLALAMSKGGFGLRFSLDTHRELSTRSGRRFAKLADGDEIVGVMTVAKKDVLAVVTRDSRTLLCAADEVTELAGPGRGVTVIKLEDDDQVVGFGLGAQDADTIVRAETDGGKIHKVGPGHDEVVSRGSKGRAIGKRTKIARVLSADGDDVLVN, encoded by the coding sequence ATGGCCAACAAGCAGCTCGACCTCGACGAAGACGAATCCAAGGAATCCGCGAAAGCCGGGGGCGGGAAACAAGGGAAAGGGGGGGGCCGGGGCGGCAGCGGCCGCGGCGGTGCCGATGGCCAGGGCGGCGGCGGCGAGCCTCCGCAGGACACGTCTCTTGCCGACGAGGCGCGGCGGCGTTACCTGAACTACGCGATCAGCGTGATCACGTCGCGCGCCCTGCCCGACGTACGCGACGGTCTCAAGCCGGTGCAGCGGCGGATCCTGTACGCGATGTTCAACAACCTGCACCTTTACCCCGACGCGCGGTTTCGCAAATGCGCCGCCATCGTGGGTGAGGTGTTGGGCAAGTACCATCCGCATGGCGATACGGCGGCCTACGACGCGCTGGTGCGCATGGCCCAGGATTTTTCGCTCCGCTATACGCTGGTCGAGGGCCACGGCAACTTCGGCTCGATCGACGGCGACGCGCCGGCGGCGATGCGTTACACCGAAGCGCGCCTTGCCGCGCTGGCCATGGAGATGCTCGAGGAGCTGCGTCAGGGCACAGTGGACTTTCGTCCCAACTACGACGGATCTCTCGAAGAGCCGATCGTGCTGCCGGCCCGTCTACCTCAGCTGCTCGCGAACGGCTGCACGGGCATCGCGGTGGGCATGGCCACCAACATCCCCCCCCACAACCTGGGCGAGCTCTGCGCCGCCGCCATCGCGCTGGCCGACAACCGCAACCTCGAAACCAAGGACCTGCTCAAGCACATCAAGGGGCCTGACTTTCCCACGGGTGGCCTCGTGACGAACGCGCGCTCCGAGTTGCGGGAGATCTACGAGAGTGGCCAGGGCCCCATCCGCATTCGGGGCGAATGGGAGCTCGAAGAGCAGAAGGGAGGGAAGTCACAGCTGGTGATCACGTCGATCCCTTACAACGTGACGAAGTCCACGTTGGTCGAGAAGATCGCCGAGATCATCATCAACAAAAAGCTGCCCATGCTGGTCGACGTGCGTGACGAGTCGACCTCGGACGTGCGTGTGGTGCTCGAGGTAAAACCGGGGGCGGATCCGGCGTTGGTCATGGCCTACCTGTACAAAAACACTCCCATGGAACTCGCCTTTCACGTCAACATGACGTGCCTCGTGCCCACGCAGAACCGCGAGATCTGCGGCCCGATGAGGCTCAACCTCAAGAGCATCCTGGAAGAATTCTTGGTCTACCGCGAGGAGGTGGTGACCAAGCGTTTCGAGTACGAGCTCAAGGCGCTCGAGAAACGCATTCACCTTCTCGAAGGCTTTCGGATCGTTTTCGACCTGCTCGATGAGGCGATTCAGATCATCCGAAAGTCGGAGGGCAAGACCGACGCGGCTGCGAAGCTGATGAACCGCTTTCCGCTCGACGCCGATCAGACCGAAGCCATCCTGGAGCTGAAGCTCTACAAGCTCGCGAAGCTCGAAATCAAGCTGATCGTCGAGGAGCTGCGCGAGAAGCAAGAACGAGCGAAGGAGATCCGCGCCATTCTTCGCGACAAAAAGCGGCTGTGGCGGGTGATCAGGGAAGAGCTCGAGGCGATCGCCAAGAAGTATGGCGAGAAGCGACGTACGCGTGTGGGCGGCGCCGGCGCCGAAGAGCTGGAGTTCTCGGCCGACGCCTTCATCGTCGATGAGGATGTGACCGTGGTGCTCACGCGCGACGGTTGGCTCAAGCGGGTACGTGAGCTCAAAGATCCGTCGCAGACGCGGGTGCGCGACGGCGACGCGGTCTTGGCCGTGGTCAGAGCCTCGACGAAGGAGCCGCTGGGCATCTTCACCAACGCGGGCAGCTGCTACGTGATGCGCGTGAACGACGTGCCCGCGTCGACGGGCTACGGGGAGCCCATCCAGAAGCTGTTCAACTTCCGCGACGGTGAGCGCGTGGTGGGGGCCCTCAACCTGTCCGAAAAATCGATCAAGATGGGCACCCTGGCGTTGGCCATGAGCAAGGGCGGCTTCGGGCTGCGCTTCAGCCTGGACACCCACCGCGAGCTGTCCACCCGTTCGGGGCGCCGCTTTGCGAAGCTTGCTGACGGTGACGAGATCGTGGGCGTGATGACCGTGGCGAAGAAGGACGTGCTGGCGGTGGTCACGCGCGACTCTCGCACCTTGCTGTGCGCGGCCGACGAGGTCACCGAGCTCGCGGGCCCCGGCCGTGGGGTGACGGTGATCAAGCTCGAAGACGATGACCAGGTCGTGGGCTTCGGCCTGGGCGCGCAGGACGCCGACACCATCGTTCGCGCCGAGACGGACGGCGGCAAGATTCACAAAGTGGGTCCGGGCCACGACGAGGTGGTCAGTCGCGGCAGCAAGGGTCGGGCGATTGGGAAGCGCACCAAGATCGCGCGTGTGCTCTCGGCCGATGGTGACGACGTTCTGGTGAACTGA
- a CDS encoding type IIA DNA topoisomerase subunit B, with protein MAKSYTADDIQVLEGLEPVRKRPGMYIGGTDNKGFHHLLWEVVDNSVDEAINGHANQIVVTLHKDLKSITVSDNGRGIPVEIKKPYNKSALELVLTTLHAGGKFSSGQYKYSGGLHGVGSSVVNALSKDLVATIKRDGFEWQQTYEQGKPTSKLTKTGTTRGTGTTIFFRPDAVIFGDQSFSSDTIRFRLDAKTYLHKGLKIVFKDEAAGTTETFEHEGGIADFLAKVVKDRAKSPTAPQVFYLQKDEPLGIEVALQWTEAPEETIRSYVNGVPTTQGGSHEQGLRAAIVKAVRTFMERANLTPKGVNVTAEDIREGIVAVLSIYIQEPQFQGQTKERLGTPEAQGLVDSAVRPALETFLLENRSSGASIIERIALAAKAREASRAASQAVSRKTAISHRLNLPGKLADCQSTNPAESELFIVEGDSAGGSAKQGRERKYQAILPLRGKVLNAEQASLQKVLSNKELQDVISALGCGVGKDFNVERLRYHKIVFLMDADSDGNHISTLLLTFFYRHLRPLMEQGFVYLAQPPLFRVDHGKNTYWALDEADRDRIVKKLPANARPEIMRFKGLGEMQPEELKRTTLDVNSRRLLRVNIADVEETDRVLTDLMGKDVEARFRFIMERAEQAEIDL; from the coding sequence ATGGCAAAATCCTATACAGCCGACGACATCCAAGTCCTCGAAGGCCTCGAGCCCGTCCGCAAGCGGCCGGGTATGTACATCGGCGGCACGGACAACAAAGGTTTCCACCATTTGCTCTGGGAGGTGGTGGACAACAGCGTCGACGAGGCCATCAATGGGCATGCCAACCAGATCGTGGTGACGCTTCACAAGGACCTAAAGTCGATCACCGTTTCGGACAACGGTCGCGGCATTCCCGTCGAGATCAAGAAGCCCTACAACAAATCGGCACTCGAGTTGGTGCTGACCACGCTGCATGCGGGCGGCAAGTTCTCGTCGGGTCAGTACAAGTACTCGGGTGGCCTCCACGGCGTGGGGTCGTCCGTGGTGAACGCGCTTTCGAAGGACCTGGTAGCCACCATCAAGCGAGACGGCTTCGAGTGGCAGCAGACCTACGAACAGGGCAAGCCCACCTCGAAACTGACGAAGACCGGCACCACCCGCGGCACGGGCACCACGATCTTCTTTCGGCCCGATGCGGTGATCTTCGGCGATCAGTCGTTTAGCTCCGACACCATTCGGTTCCGCCTCGACGCCAAGACTTACCTTCACAAGGGCCTCAAGATCGTCTTCAAAGACGAGGCGGCGGGCACCACCGAGACGTTCGAGCACGAGGGGGGAATCGCCGACTTTTTGGCGAAGGTGGTCAAGGACCGGGCCAAGTCACCCACGGCGCCTCAGGTGTTCTATCTGCAAAAAGACGAGCCGCTTGGCATCGAGGTGGCGCTGCAGTGGACGGAGGCCCCCGAGGAAACGATTCGCTCCTACGTCAATGGCGTGCCAACCACCCAGGGCGGCAGCCACGAGCAAGGCTTGCGTGCGGCCATCGTGAAGGCTGTGCGGACCTTCATGGAGCGCGCCAACCTCACGCCCAAAGGCGTGAACGTCACCGCTGAAGACATCCGCGAAGGCATCGTGGCGGTGCTGTCTATCTACATCCAGGAGCCTCAGTTTCAGGGGCAAACCAAGGAACGCCTGGGCACCCCCGAGGCCCAGGGGCTCGTGGACTCGGCCGTGCGTCCGGCCCTCGAGACGTTTCTTCTCGAGAACCGAAGCTCCGGCGCCTCGATCATCGAGCGCATCGCCTTGGCCGCCAAGGCGCGCGAAGCGTCCCGCGCGGCGTCGCAGGCGGTGTCGCGCAAGACGGCGATCTCACACCGGCTGAATCTGCCGGGCAAGCTGGCCGACTGTCAGTCGACGAACCCGGCCGAGAGCGAGCTCTTCATCGTCGAAGGTGACTCCGCAGGGGGCTCTGCCAAACAAGGGCGAGAGCGAAAGTACCAGGCCATCTTGCCTCTGCGAGGCAAAGTGCTGAATGCGGAACAAGCATCCCTTCAGAAGGTCCTGTCCAACAAGGAGCTGCAGGACGTGATCAGCGCCCTCGGCTGCGGCGTGGGCAAGGACTTCAACGTCGAACGGCTCCGTTACCACAAGATCGTGTTCTTGATGGACGCTGATTCCGACGGGAACCACATCTCCACGTTGCTACTTACGTTCTTCTACCGTCACTTGCGGCCGCTCATGGAGCAGGGCTTCGTGTACCTGGCCCAGCCCCCGCTTTTTCGGGTGGACCACGGCAAAAACACCTACTGGGCTCTCGATGAGGCGGATCGCGACCGGATCGTGAAGAAGCTTCCCGCCAACGCGCGCCCCGAGATCATGCGCTTCAAAGGGTTGGGCGAAATGCAGCCCGAGGAGCTAAAGCGCACCACGTTGGACGTCAACTCGCGCCGCCTCCTGCGTGTCAACATCGCCGATGTGGAGGAAACGGATCGTGTGCTCACGGATCTAATGGGCAAGGACGTGGAGGCCCGCTTTCGCTTCATCATGGAGCGCGCGGAACAAGCCGAGATCGACCTTTAG
- a CDS encoding deoxynucleoside kinase, translating to MRPKARYIAVEGPIGAGKSTLCRLLAEAYRARMICEDPDGNPFLGPFYRDPKRHALSAQLFFLLQRYSQQQDLLQGDLFAQGGVVSDYLFAKDRLFASLTLSTDELALYDRIYETLHPRVLRPDLVVYLQARTEVLMERIHRRGRSAERPIHAEYVRDVGEAYARFFFDYNEAPLLIVNTSDIDFVANEDDRKAIIEVVAHTRAGVNHWSRS from the coding sequence GTGAGGCCCAAAGCCCGCTACATCGCCGTGGAAGGTCCCATCGGGGCCGGCAAGTCGACGCTCTGCCGGCTCTTGGCTGAGGCCTACCGCGCACGGATGATCTGCGAGGATCCGGATGGCAACCCCTTTTTGGGGCCGTTCTACCGGGATCCGAAGCGGCATGCGCTTTCGGCACAGTTGTTCTTCCTGCTCCAGCGTTACTCGCAGCAGCAAGACCTGCTACAGGGCGACTTGTTTGCCCAGGGGGGTGTCGTGTCCGACTACCTCTTCGCCAAAGACCGGCTGTTCGCATCCTTGACGCTGTCGACCGACGAGCTGGCGCTTTACGATCGCATCTACGAGACACTGCACCCGCGCGTGTTGAGGCCCGATCTGGTGGTCTATCTGCAGGCCCGCACGGAGGTGCTGATGGAGCGCATTCACCGACGCGGGCGTTCGGCTGAGAGGCCGATTCACGCCGAGTACGTTCGGGACGTGGGGGAGGCCTACGCACGGTTTTTTTTCGACTACAATGAGGCCCCCCTGCTCATCGTGAACACCTCCGACATCGATTTCGTTGCGAATGAAGACGACCGCAAGGCGATCATCGAGGTGGTGGCCCACACGCGCGCGGGGGTGAACCACTGGAGCCGTAGCTGA
- the panB gene encoding 3-methyl-2-oxobutanoate hydroxymethyltransferase, translating to MSTTTATSHNEQKITAASVRARKGAPAAAGGKLAALTAYDVVFARLADASGVDIVLVGDSLGMMVQGHANTLPVTLDEVVYHTKAVVRGVRHAHVVADLPFMSYQASVEDGMRAAGRLLQEGGAEAVKIEGGAEVVPLVARLSSFGIPVMGHVGMTPQWVHQYGGFRVQGRAQEAHDRILEGARALADAGAYAMVVESVPESLGAEITSALSIPTIGIGAGAACDGQILVMHDVLGLDPDWKPRFARRYAQLGQAARAAFSAYVADVREGSFPAAEETFK from the coding sequence ATGTCGACCACCACGGCCACGAGCCACAACGAACAGAAGATTACCGCCGCCTCCGTGCGTGCGCGCAAAGGCGCTCCCGCCGCCGCCGGGGGCAAGCTTGCCGCCCTGACCGCGTACGATGTGGTGTTCGCACGACTGGCCGATGCATCCGGCGTGGACATCGTCCTCGTGGGGGATTCGTTGGGGATGATGGTACAGGGCCATGCGAACACCTTGCCGGTCACGCTCGACGAGGTCGTGTACCACACGAAGGCGGTCGTGCGCGGCGTCCGTCATGCGCATGTCGTGGCGGACCTGCCGTTCATGAGCTACCAGGCGAGCGTGGAAGACGGAATGCGGGCCGCCGGTCGTCTGCTTCAGGAGGGCGGGGCCGAAGCGGTCAAGATCGAGGGAGGGGCGGAGGTTGTGCCTCTGGTTGCACGCTTGTCTTCCTTCGGCATCCCCGTCATGGGGCACGTGGGCATGACGCCTCAGTGGGTGCATCAGTACGGCGGTTTCCGCGTGCAGGGGCGAGCCCAGGAGGCTCACGACCGCATCCTCGAAGGCGCGCGCGCGCTGGCGGATGCCGGCGCTTACGCCATGGTGGTGGAGAGCGTGCCCGAGAGCCTGGGCGCCGAGATCACCTCGGCCCTGTCCATCCCCACCATCGGCATCGGCGCGGGCGCCGCCTGCGACGGCCAGATCCTGGTCATGCACGACGTGCTCGGCTTGGATCCGGACTGGAAACCACGCTTTGCTCGCCGCTATGCCCAGCTTGGCCAAGCGGCCCGCGCCGCGTTCTCTGCCTATGTGGCCGACGTGCGAGAGGGGAGCTTTCCCGCCGCCGAGGAGACGTTCAAATGA